One window of the Nitrospira sp. genome contains the following:
- a CDS encoding acyloxyacyl hydrolase: MGAMIWINGGEAAAESSFAARDVMTKGTVELGGTVGYAQATTALGNASSANRSAVFVMPRVGVVLTDPLGTGWWQGNVEFLVQPVFARFTKPFAAEAAGGSFLIQYNFLSFGRWMPFWDAGAGMIWTNLAPRISEQSTQFEFTLETGPGVHYFVTDRLTWTMGVRLHHISNGGLGDRNTGINGVLPYVGISFFTPGFF, translated from the coding sequence TGAGGCTGCGGCAGAATCGTCGTTTGCCGCCCGCGATGTGATGACCAAGGGGACGGTTGAACTCGGCGGGACCGTAGGATACGCGCAGGCCACCACGGCCTTAGGGAATGCGTCATCAGCCAATCGAAGCGCCGTCTTCGTCATGCCGCGAGTCGGCGTGGTGCTGACAGATCCGTTGGGAACCGGCTGGTGGCAAGGGAATGTCGAATTCCTGGTGCAGCCGGTATTTGCCCGATTCACCAAACCGTTTGCGGCGGAAGCTGCAGGCGGATCGTTCCTTATCCAGTATAACTTTCTCTCCTTCGGCCGATGGATGCCGTTCTGGGATGCCGGCGCGGGCATGATCTGGACCAACCTGGCGCCGCGGATCTCGGAACAGAGCACGCAGTTCGAGTTCACATTGGAAACGGGGCCTGGCGTCCACTATTTCGTGACGGATCGCCTCACCTGGACGATGGGGGTGCGACTGCACCACATTTCGAACGGCGGTCTCGGCGACCGGAATACCGGGATCAACGGCGTGCTGCCGTATGTCGGGATTTCATTCTTCACGCCGGGATTCTTCTGA
- a CDS encoding tetratricopeptide repeat protein: protein MSAWSAAVVLTITFGCTVSHAEASFEVASEPTIRAAQDESLLHIDAGGRLFEQRDLEGAAREFREAIRLSPLNPMPHNNLGMILHLQGQPEAALVEFRESVALNPGSAPAWSNLGFAFFELEQLIPAMEAWRIAVDLNQQMAGTWAGLALGLFAGGHGDQASESYRKAIHLDPHYADLADLQTVRHWSVRALNHADMILRVLAARQQAYLSVSLM from the coding sequence ATGTCTGCTTGGAGTGCAGCGGTGGTGCTCACGATAACGTTTGGGTGCACCGTCTCTCACGCAGAGGCGTCTTTCGAGGTGGCTTCAGAACCGACGATTCGTGCCGCACAGGATGAGTCCCTACTTCATATTGACGCCGGAGGGCGGTTGTTCGAGCAAAGAGACCTGGAGGGTGCGGCCCGGGAGTTTCGTGAAGCGATCCGGCTCAGTCCTCTCAATCCCATGCCCCATAACAACCTTGGCATGATTCTCCATCTCCAAGGGCAGCCCGAAGCCGCGCTCGTAGAGTTCCGAGAATCCGTTGCGCTCAATCCCGGCTCTGCGCCGGCCTGGAGCAATCTTGGTTTTGCCTTCTTTGAGTTGGAGCAGCTGATCCCTGCAATGGAGGCCTGGCGGATTGCCGTGGACCTCAACCAGCAGATGGCCGGCACCTGGGCCGGTTTGGCGCTCGGCCTGTTCGCCGGTGGTCACGGGGACCAGGCAAGTGAGAGTTATCGGAAGGCGATTCACCTGGATCCGCACTACGCGGACCTCGCCGATCTTCAAACGGTTCGACATTGGAGCGTCCGGGCCCTCAACCACGCCGACATGATTTTGAGAGTGCTTGCAGCCCGGCAGCAAGCGTACCTTTCTGTTTCGTTGATGTGA
- a CDS encoding TVP38/TMEM64 family protein, which produces MPRPDLLSARTRLRKQLPPRTLLKGAAFLLLILGGYGLSFWFDFSELLHPERITGWLQQAGPWAPLIFMALMATSVVISPLPDLPLVIAAGATFGMALGTAYSVIGAEIGAIASFLIGRALGHEVLTKLLRTNVVFCERCSDRHLAIFVFLARLVPLFSFDVVSYGAGLTNMSLRTFAVVTFVGMIPPTFALTYAGSQVVSGAWLLILSGLAMVAVMLLLPMLVLRYPTARWVRLLRGEMSVAVHVQVPFMQPVAAAVDGAPRCDSCGGPLR; this is translated from the coding sequence ATGCCCCGTCCGGATTTACTCTCCGCTCGCACCCGACTGCGGAAACAGCTGCCACCCCGTACGCTTCTCAAAGGGGCCGCCTTTCTCCTGCTCATCCTTGGCGGGTACGGGCTCAGCTTCTGGTTCGATTTCAGCGAACTTCTGCATCCGGAACGGATTACCGGCTGGCTTCAGCAAGCGGGACCATGGGCGCCGCTAATCTTTATGGCGCTGATGGCGACCTCTGTTGTCATCAGTCCGCTCCCGGACCTGCCGCTGGTCATCGCCGCCGGCGCCACATTTGGGATGGCATTAGGAACAGCCTATTCCGTTATCGGCGCGGAGATCGGTGCGATCGCAAGCTTTCTCATCGGACGCGCGTTGGGGCATGAGGTCCTGACCAAACTGCTGCGCACGAACGTCGTGTTTTGCGAGCGATGCTCGGACCGCCATCTGGCGATCTTTGTGTTCCTGGCTCGGCTGGTCCCGCTCTTTTCGTTCGATGTGGTCAGCTACGGCGCCGGCCTGACGAACATGTCCCTCCGAACATTTGCTGTGGTGACCTTTGTGGGGATGATTCCGCCGACGTTCGCGCTGACCTATGCGGGCAGTCAAGTTGTCTCAGGCGCGTGGCTGTTGATTCTGTCGGGTCTGGCCATGGTGGCCGTGATGCTGCTCCTTCCGATGCTGGTGCTCCGGTACCCCACCGCGCGGTGGGTTCGTCTCTTGCGCGGCGAGATGTCGGTCGCGGTCCATGTGCAGGTTCCGTTTATGCAACCGGTGGCTGCGGCCGTAGACGGCGCCCCACGATGCGATTCCTGCGGCGGACCGTTGCGCTAA
- a CDS encoding DMT family transporter, with the protein MAPSLLHTTILTLLALAAFAGNSVFCRLALTSTDIDPASFSSIRLVSGAVTLWLIVRCRRGRSELGGSWSSAGALFVYAAAFSFAYVTLPTGAGALLLFGAVQATMIGAGLWAGERMSTGQWGGFVLALVGLVALLLPGLSAPPLGGSVLILAAGLAWGIYSLQGRRNGGKLFTDASADGAVEPDNMVVGANGWAGHCVRDTVRRTRFRGGLCGLVRRVARVDCHPRRHSAIDRAGPCGARWRRIFGRTHYIAPGHSHRGDPRGRGTGAPTPHPLIASQPRIHPAAISLKIVRSVSWITERRKAC; encoded by the coding sequence ATGGCTCCGTCGCTGCTGCATACGACAATCCTGACCCTGCTCGCGCTGGCCGCCTTTGCGGGCAACTCGGTGTTCTGCAGACTGGCTCTGACCAGCACGGATATCGACCCGGCGAGCTTTTCCAGCATCCGCCTCGTCTCGGGGGCCGTCACGCTCTGGCTGATCGTCCGGTGTCGCCGCGGACGCTCGGAGCTTGGGGGATCCTGGTCGTCGGCCGGCGCGCTGTTTGTCTATGCCGCCGCCTTCTCGTTTGCCTACGTGACGTTGCCGACTGGTGCGGGGGCGTTGCTGCTCTTTGGCGCCGTACAAGCCACGATGATCGGCGCAGGACTGTGGGCCGGCGAACGGATGAGCACAGGGCAATGGGGAGGGTTCGTCCTCGCGCTGGTCGGCCTGGTTGCCCTGCTGCTGCCGGGGCTGTCCGCTCCGCCCCTCGGCGGGTCGGTCTTGATACTCGCAGCCGGTCTCGCCTGGGGGATTTATTCGTTACAGGGCCGGCGCAACGGCGGGAAACTTTTTACGGACGCTTCCGCTGACGGGGCTGTTGAGCCTGATAACATGGTCGTGGGTGCGAATGGATGGGCCGGGCATTGCGTACGCGATACTGTCCGGCGCACTCGCTTCCGGGGTGGGCTATGCGGTCTGGTACGCCGCGTTGCGCGGGTTGACTGCCACCCGCGCCGCCACAGTGCAATTGATCGTGCCGGTCCTTGCGGCGCTCGGTGGCGTCGCATTTTTGGGCGAACCCATTACATTGCGCCAGGGCATAGCCACCGTGGCGATCCTCGGGGGCGTGGGACAGGTGCTCCGACGCCGCACCCGCTCATAGCCAGTCAACCACGCATCCATCCGGCGGCAATCTCCCTCAAAATTGTTCGAAGTGTCAGCTGGATAACAGAGCGCAGGAAGGCCTGTTGA
- a CDS encoding DUF2934 domain-containing protein, with protein sequence MARKHEWTTNGGKAEAETPTAPGLRAETEQLAYTFYCECGYEHGHDLEHWAEAERRVLEQHQGRGSKGG encoded by the coding sequence ATGGCACGCAAACACGAATGGACAACGAACGGCGGCAAGGCCGAAGCGGAGACGCCGACTGCGCCAGGGTTGCGGGCGGAAACCGAGCAACTGGCCTACACGTTCTACTGCGAATGTGGCTATGAGCATGGCCACGACCTTGAGCACTGGGCCGAAGCCGAGCGCCGCGTCCTCGAACAGCATCAAGGAAGGGGCTCGAAGGGCGGATAG
- a CDS encoding peroxidase-related enzyme (This protein belongs to a clade of uncharacterized proteins related to peroxidases such as the alkylhydroperoxidase AhpD.): MSFLRTMPRASLIDVFRASPEFARPLHEFAQELMRGPSPFTEGERELLAAYVSSLNRCAFCEASHTEVAVKYGYDRQLIQQLALNLAEADVTERLKPVFRYVRKLTLLPAQVVRVDVTAIYEAGWDDTAVSHAALVCAFFSFMNRWVEGLGVQSDPTVVRKAGEMLHKKGYEAVIELLDHARIRSLPVAATGEAKPVSS; the protein is encoded by the coding sequence ATGAGCTTTCTCCGTACGATGCCCAGGGCCTCATTGATCGATGTCTTTCGCGCCTCTCCAGAATTTGCGAGGCCGCTGCACGAATTCGCTCAGGAGCTGATGCGAGGTCCCTCGCCCTTCACCGAAGGGGAGCGTGAACTGTTGGCCGCGTACGTGTCTAGCCTGAATCGCTGCGCCTTCTGCGAAGCCTCGCACACCGAAGTGGCGGTGAAGTATGGGTATGATCGTCAGCTGATCCAACAGCTCGCCCTGAATCTCGCGGAGGCGGATGTCACCGAGCGTCTGAAGCCGGTCTTTCGCTATGTGCGCAAACTGACCCTCCTGCCGGCCCAAGTCGTTCGAGTGGATGTCACGGCCATCTATGAGGCAGGTTGGGACGATACCGCTGTGTCTCACGCCGCGCTGGTCTGCGCCTTTTTCAGTTTCATGAACCGTTGGGTCGAGGGGCTAGGGGTTCAGTCAGATCCGACCGTGGTTCGGAAGGCCGGCGAGATGCTCCACAAGAAGGGCTATGAGGCTGTTATCGAGTTGCTGGATCACGCCCGGATACGAAGTCTGCCCGTCGCGGCAACAGGAGAGGCAAAGCCCGTTTCCTCCTAA